Proteins from a genomic interval of Amphiura filiformis chromosome 9, Afil_fr2py, whole genome shotgun sequence:
- the LOC140161092 gene encoding uncharacterized protein, with protein sequence MDKVRGRSGVIIKYQSGIATVYIGEQLYDIPSEDLNVNDYRHCKNEFTSDLVVSDKIGTSQAFPESEAQYQRGVRVPCPLHSPSVGYFRPTPIQVPDKFFWQLAKDMKADCLEEVAAYLNVNAAKVAAIKQDNPNNTPQQFVKVFQTFRNGLREDQDCLGSLQNALLHAGLNCLMKHFPQNTACALEQRPDSSYYNDDHRYIDNASHDQMHHSSQAFITFQPRGESRQTYIFEELPTHNDSYERSFDESTAYVNATRQHQKPEEHNRPEPASITEMTLESELPNATTITDEHDDSGKGTESKGTETTALIPPNMESNDGVVDQRPTGPFKKGDIVRIKDIPVEEMKRLQKDHGGWTDAMAWSINGLGKVLRVDSDGDVWVTTLNGPRWAMNPECIQLAQQSDIKAEKDDGIFKKGQGMQIRDDITVDEMRRLQQEYGGWVPAMAELIGKPCIVTKVTLSQIVVRMYDGEKWALNFVLLEPYEEAADEMPKFRPFKTGDKVRVKEMPVELLKQKQDGYGGFFPFMEKAMGLVGTVQHVFMGRIAHIKMDDSGSVWKFNQSCLRHEDPFPAEIDQATDFDDECDIDDDDIQDPDGMDLVTKLEKLLALHKDSGQSLLRERAEEALISAGPQALIDACRKGNNQEADSIIRKRPEWANYMTEDGQSTPLIMACQEGYPKLVRNLLKAGACIDLENGQGITPLMMAAHEDKREIVQELLQQGAKINLQTTKGHSALHLAIARSNEDCVQLLLDAQYEADVNIRDGNDVSPAELAVLHDDLSICAMMLTSDLCDPAVGDKNGFNLLHTASKSGDLQAMELILSRRPELINVQKDDGFTVIHLACWNNHLEAAKLLINKGTCDLSVKDGDGDTCFHFAVKKRNSAMLQLLIDSGVDVNAQNYIGATALHLVLALHGAKDIAVDDTNLAQLLALISSEDSAAKASTTDHMTMAMYLVQHGAYLDIRDNNGTTALALVNDDIFKQTLIHTAYSRAIERANLGLEIYHPFVTCDACFQTPLQGTRYKCSQCDDYDLCSNCKASGRHSDHDFIEIVQPVRRNTSQLVDQMGFAGQANTRNSSSTILTPVNRYFPKKDYTTFDDCAAESTVISALRRNNESLPAQCRCKDSELALLGVFMAEIAANRKAVNVTSSQINLLRKIIFEWPVGSLLPVLDILRLSVRHAKVNEHLFKPDAQDALVTRLLHLASKGSIPIQATICRILSNAFMHKEGRNALSTTEQMSVVIATVFEFDDIRKGVLPKYQCCTLRIAVATLLLNLAVAINTGGSSTEDRCTCVNVVGNLLAKSNDFKSNFRLLVALGTLISGDDLAVATARSQGLFSIINSFCFEHNSAHVHLNACAKHLLTMLRENPAVISSDHDLIEF encoded by the exons ATGGATAAG GTACGCGGACGTTCAGGTGTAATAATCAAGTATCAAAGTGGAATCGCAACAGTGTACATTGGTGAACAACTGTATGACATACCATCAGAGGATCTAAACGTAAACGATTATAGGCACTGCAAGAACGAGTTTACCAGTGACCTCGTGGTTAGCGACAAAATAGGCA CTTCTCAGGCTTTTCCCGAGAGCGAAG CACAATATCAGAGGGGTGTGAGAGTGCCTTGTCCCTTACACTCTCCGTCTGTTGGTTACTTCAGACCTACGCCAATTCAAGTACCAGACAAGTTCTTTTGGCAGTTAGCAAAGGATATGAAAGCGGATTGCCTTGAAGAGGTTGCTGCCTATCTCAACGTGAATGCCGCCAAAGTGGCTGCTATCAAACAAGACAATCCCAACAACACGCCCCAACAGTTCGTTAAGGTTTTCCAAACCTTTCGTAACGGACTCCGAGAGGATCAAGATTGCCTTGGATCGTTACAGAATGCTCTATTGCACGCCGGTCTCAATTGTCTTATGAAACATTTTCCCCAGAATACTG CATGTGCATTGGAACAACGACCTGACTCGAGCTACTACAATGATGACCACAGGTACATTGACAATGCTAGCCATGATCAAATGCACCATTCGAGCCAGGCCTTTATTACATTCCAACCTCGTGGAG AGTCCCGCCAGACTTACATCTTTGAAGAGTTACCCACCCACAATG ACTCTTATGAGAGGTCGTTTGATGAAAGCACAGCCTACGTAAATGCTACTCGCCAACATCAAAAACCTGAAGAGCATAATAGGCCAG AGCCTGCGAGTATAACTGAAATGACATTAGAAAGCGAACTTCCCAATGCAACTACTATCACTGATGAACATGACGATTCTGGCAAGG gAACTGAAAGCAAAGGCACAGAAACAACGGCGCTGATACCGCCCAATATGGAGAGCAATGATG GAGTCGTGGATCAGAGACCAACGGGACCCTTTAAGAAAGGAGACATAGTGAGAATCAAAGATATACCTGTGGAGGAAATGAAACGACTGCAAAAAGATCATGGAGGCTGGACTGATGCGATGGCTTGG AGTATCAATGGCTTGGGGAAGGTATTACGGGTTGATAGCGACGGGGATGTATGGGTAACAACGCTAAATGGTCCGCGATGGGCCATGAATCCCGAATGCATCCAATTGGCCCAACAGAGTGATAttaaagcagaaaaagatgatgGGATTTTCAAGAAAGGCCAAGGAATGCAAATTCGAGACGATATAACTGTTGATGAAATGCGTCGTTTACAACAGGAGTACGGCGGTTGGGTACCAGCTATGGCAGAG CTGATTGGCAAACCGTGTATAGTAACAAAGGTTACTCTGTCACAAATAGTTGTGCGGATGTATGATGGTGAAAAATGGGCCCTGAATTTTGTTCTTCTGGAACCCTACGAAGAAGCTGCGGACGAGATGCCTAAGTTCCGACCGTTTAAAACGGGTGACAAAGTCCGGGTGAAAGAGATGCCTGTTGAGCTTCTGAAACAGAAACAGGATGGCTACGGAGGATTTTTCCCATTTATGGAGAAG GCAATGGGATTAGTTGGTACCGTGCAGCACGTGTTCATGGGTCGAATTGCCCATATCAAAATGGACGACAGTGGCTCAGTTTGGAAGTTTAACCAGTCTTGCTTGCGTCATGAAGACCCGTTTCCTGCAGAAATAGACCAGGCAACTGACTTCGACGATGAATGTGATATTGACGACGATGATATCCAGGATCCTGACG GTATGGACTTGGTTACCAAGCTAGAAAAACTCCTTGCTCTTCATAAAGATAGTGGTCAATCTTTGCTTCGTGAAAGAGCTGAGGAGGCTCTCATATCGGCTGGTCCTCAAGCCTTAATTGATGCCTGTAGAAAAGGCAACAATCAAGAAGCTGATAGCATAATCAGAAAAAGACCTGAATGG GCAAACTATATGACAGAAGATGGCCAGTCAACACCTCTTATCATGGCGTGTCAAGAAGGATATCCTAAACTAGTAAGAAACCTTCTAAAAGCAGGTGCCTGTATTGACTTAGAGAATGGTCAAGGAATCACTCCATTGATGATGGCTGCACATGA AGACAAGAGAGAAATTGTGCAAGAACTGTTACAGCAAGGAGCTAAGATCAATCTTCAGACAACTAAAGGTCATTCTGCTCTCCATCTTGCCATAGCAAGAAGTAATGAAGATTGTGTACAGTTGTTGCTTGATGCACAGTACGAAGCTGACGTCAACATCAGA GATGGTAATGATGTGTCCCCGGCAGAGCTTGCTGTCTTGCATGATGATCTGTCAATTTGCGCCATGATGCTAACCTCGGATTTATGCGATCCTGCAGTTGGTGACAAAAACGGCTTCAATCTGCTCCACACGGCATCAAAATCAGGGGACCTCCA AGCCATGGAACTTATCCTCTCCAGAAGACCGGAATTGATTAATGTACAAAAGGATGACGGATTTACTGTCATACATCTTGCTTGCTGGAACAACCATCTAGAAGCTGCCAAATTGCTCATTAACAAG GGGACTTGTGATCTGTCTGTGAAAGATGGCGATGGTGACACGTGTTTTCACTTTGCAGTTAAGAAAAGAAATAGTGCAATGTTACAACTACTCATTGACAGCGGAGTTGACGTGAACGCCCAGAATTATATTGGAGCAACTGCCCTACACTTAGTCTTAGCACTACACGGAGCAAAAGATATTGCTGTCGATGACACTAATTTGGCACAG CTGCTGGCACTGATATCATCTGAAGATTCTGCAGCGAAAGCAAGCACCACAGATCACATGACCATGGCGATGTATCTTGTACAGCATGGCGCCTATCTCGACATTAGAGACAATAATGGAACCACTGCTCTTGCTCTTGTCAATGATGACATTTTCAAGCAGACACTCATACACACTGCGTATTCTAGAGCTATCG AAAGAGCCAATCTGGGACTAGAGATCTATCACCCATTCGTTACATGCGATGCATGTTTCCAGACTCCGTTGCAAGGAACAAGATACAAATGCTCACAGTGTGATGATTATGATCTTTGTTCAAATTGCAAAGCAAGTGGAAGACATTCTGATCACGACTTCATTGAAATCGTCCAGCCCGTGAGACGAAACACCTCACAGCTG GTTGATCAAATGGGATTTGCTGGACAAGCCAACACAAGGAATTCTTCGTCGACAATATTAACCCCCGTCAATCGATACTTCCCCAAGAAAGATTATACAACTTTCGACGACTGTGCTGCAGAATCAACAGTGATAA GTGCTTTAAGAAGGAACAACGAGTCATTACCTGCCCAATGTCGCTGCAAAGATTCTGAGTTGGCTCTTCTAGGagtcttcatggcagaaatcgctgCAAACAGAAAAGCAGTGAATGTAACCTCATCTCAGATCAATCTTCTCCGCAAGATCATTTTCGAATGGCCAGTGG GATCCCTCTTGCCAGTTCTTGACATTCTTCGGCTGTCAGTTCGTCATGCCAAGGTAAATGAACACCTGTTCAAACCAGATGCTCAAGATGCTCTAGTGACGCGTCTGCTACATCTAGCCTCCAAAGGCTCCATACCTATCCAGGCGACTATTTGCAGAATACTCAGCAATGCGTTCATGCATAAAGAGGGCCGAAATGCGTTGAGCACGACAGAACAAATGAGTGTTGTCATTGCAACCGTGTTTGAGTTTGATGACATAAGGAAAGGAGTTTTGCCTAAATACCAATGTTGCACCTTGAGAATTGCTGTAGCTACTTTGCTTCTGAATTTGGCAGTCGCCATAAACACAGGTGGATCTAGTACAGAGGACAGATGCACGTGTGTTAATGTAGTTGGCAATCTACTGGCTAAATCCAATGATTTCAAGTCTAATTTCAGGCTACTGGTAGCACTTGGTACCCTCATATCAGGTGACGATCTGGCAGTGGCTACGGCAAGATCTCAAGGGCTGTTTTCTATTATAAATAGCTTTTGCTTCGAGCACAACAGTGCCCACGTTCACCTTAATGCTTGCGCGAAGCACCTTCTTACAATGCTTAGAGAAAACCCTGCAGTCATCAGCTCAGACCACGATCTAATCGAGTTCTAA